A single genomic interval of Drosophila virilis strain 15010-1051.87 chromosome 2, Dvir_AGI_RSII-ME, whole genome shotgun sequence harbors:
- the LOC6632655 gene encoding putative divalent cation/proton antiporter TMEM165 isoform X1, translated as MSQNQSYFWQTTRHNVYLKRSAKWHMAMALMVVLTFSTICAAESNPDGDENAAIIADIQQNVEQQSIVKLPTESDGIQEKQVEPTRDTKKKGTFIDAFTASISVILLTELGDKTFFIAAIMAMRHPRLIVFGGAIAALALMTVLSCVFGLAANFIPKIYTYYISTALFLLFGLKMLYDAYKMKPTDAQEELEEVQSDLRKREDELMRKASRKYVKEDKEDATEQPLIHGCNVVVVPKTNSSSGSEMQHRQRKPTSNVNNNNNNNTTNNSTNVKQTSCDKTGNDVDYHNTEVLLKDGGRVVEQLKMATFHGSPTHSASIASSNQTEQTHCDSPRNNNNNNPNASVEPNSETGHIDEAKPRAPLAEHDSMHSLSGSVDSEEAALKARLDRDVNTALVHDPESGRRSKVQRRGATYFTMRIFAQAFTMTFLAEWGDRSQLTTIILAASKDVYGVIVGGILGHCICTGLAVIGGRLVASKISVRTVTIVGGIVFIGFAIYAVAMPPDDL; from the exons ATGTCACAAAACCAATCATATTTCTGGCAAACGACCAGACATAATGTATACCTAAAGCGCTCGGCCAAATGGCATATGGCAATGGCGTTAATGGTGGTGCTCACGTTCTCCACCATATGTGCAGCCGAATCGAATCCAGATGGGGATGAGAATGCTGCAATTATAGCCGATATACAGCAG aATGTGGAACAACAGTCGATAGTGAAATTGCCAACGGAATCGGATGGAATACAAGAGAAACAAGTTGAACCGACACGGGATACTAAGAAAAAGGGCACTTTTATCGATGCTTTTACAGCATCGATCTCTGTTATATTATTAACAGAGTTAGGCGATAAGACTTTCTTTATTGCTGCCATAATGGCAATGCGCCACCCGCGTTTGATAGTCTTTGGCGGTGCCATTGCCGCCTTGGCCCTTATGACGGTTCTCTCATGCGTATTTGGCTTGGCAGCAAACTTTATTCCTAAG ATTTACACGTATTATATATCAActgcattatttttattatttggtttaaaaatgttgtacGATGCCTACAAAATGAAACCTACCGATGCCCAAGAGGAGCTCGAAGAGGTACAAAGCGATTTGCGTAAGCGCGAGGATGAG CTTATGCGCAAAGCGTCGCGCAAATATGTTAAGGAGGACAAGGAGGATGCCACCGAGCAGCCACTCATACATGGATGCAATGTGGTCGTTGTGCCCAAGACCAATTCGAGCAGCGGCTCCGAGATGCAGCATCGCCAACGCAAACCCACCAGCAacgtcaacaataataacaataacaataccACCAATAACTCAACTAATGTTAAACAAACGAGCTGTGATAAAACTGGAAACGATGTGGACTATCATAACACCGAGGTGCTGCTCAAGGATGGCGGACGTGTTGTGGAACAGCTGAAAATGGCAACGTTCCATGGCAGTCCAACGCACTCGGCATCGATCGCCTCATCGAACCAGACCGAACAAACCCATTGTGATAGCCCacgcaacaataacaacaacaatcccaATGCTTCCGTTGAGCCCAATTCCGAAACTGGCCACATCGATGAGGCTAAGCCGCGTGCTCCCCTAGCTGAGCACGATAGCATGCATAGCTTGAGTGGCAGCGTTGACAGCGAGGAGGCCGCGCTTAAAGCACGG CTGGATCGTGATGTCAACACGGCGCTGGTGCATGATCCGGAAAGCGGACGTCGCAGCAAGGTGCAACGTCGTGGCGCAACCTATTTTACCATGCGTATCTTTGCCCAGGCCTTTACGATGACTTTTCTAGCCGAATGGGGAGATCGTTCGCAATTGACAACTATCATTCTGGCTGCTAGCAAG GACGTCTATGGTGTTATTGTTGGCGGCATTCTTGGCCATTGCATTTGCACTGGTTTGGCTGTGATTGGCGGTCGTCTGGTGGCCTCCAAAATTTCGGTGCGCACTGTCACCATTGTGGGTGGCATTGTATTCATTGGATTTGCTATCTATGCGGTGGCCATGCCCCCAGACGATCTATAA
- the LOC6632658 gene encoding zinc finger protein 892: MDVEKICRTCLSLSGPFLSIYDGDTGSCLVDMLREFTRTKPRREDNLPARVCLSCISEINHCYSFKLKCESSNRTLRQLLPNALPEEPDQPSTAAKSAVATSESSVQTNAVSTATTEAQTDGVATSDAAQNTSIEEPALLANEPLIDEVEGQEEEEYDYEFTEEQETDETPSKAIAENIILHVEKDNIKFETEMVYNKNTGELLEQAVETVAKQKEYKYRLVSNGNGDTYISPEPAPTLALPSRKSATKLPKEEQSTHQESQSTSKRSVQHQSEGQLDEPSPSKKSKPINSNGTPAGELDELKAKFHCDRCNAGFALEKSLIIHRRQNSCTHRNFKCNECERVFVSLDHLTEHQATHGAFICQECGLRCESMEQLGRHMVQTHKRNLRNQCNVCQKVFTMLSTLRDHMRIHTGEKPFVCKVCGKGFTQNANLRQHMMRHSDIKRFKCELCNHSFVTKAELTSHARTHTGVKPYQCEVCSSRFTTSCSLAKHKRKHTGERPYACDLCPMRFTALNVLKNHRRTHTGERPYVCPFCSKSFTQRGDCQMHQRTHQGDKIYICPVCSEEFKTMTDMRTHLTMHEQDDKRLVHFTLLSNKENGNAALEEADEESDATDLL, translated from the exons atGGATGTGGAGAAGATTTGTCGCACTTGCCTTAGCCTCTCGGGTCCATTTTTGTCCATTTATGATGGTGATACTGGCAGCTGCTTGGTCGATATGCTGCGCGAATTCACAAGGACTAAG CCGCGGCGCGAGGATAATCTGCCAGCCAGGGTCTGTCTTAGTTGCATCAGTGAAATTAACCACTGCTACTCATTTAAGCTTAAATGTGAAAGCTCAAACCGAacgctgcggcagctgctgcccaaTGCACTCCCCGAGGAGCCGGATCAGCCATCGACAGCAGCCAAGTCCGCAGTGGCTACGTCCGAAAGCTCCGTGCAAACTAATGCGGTGTCAACAGCCACAACTGAGGCACAAACGGATGGGGTTGCCACATCAGATGCCGCGCAAAACACCAGCATTGAGGAGCCAGCTCTGCTGGCCAACGAACCTCTGATAGATGAGGTGGAGGGACAGGAGGAGGAAGAGTATGACTATGAATTTACCGAAGAGCAAGAAACAGATGAGACACCGTCCAAGGCGATCGCCGAGAATATAATATTGCATGTGGAAAAAGACAATATTAAGTTTGAAACGGAAATGGTGTACAATAAAAACACAGGCGAGCTGCTTGAACAGGCGGTGGAAACAGTTGCCAAGCAGAAGGAGTATAAATATCGGCTTGTCAGCAATGGTAATGGCGACACATACATCTCACCAGAGCCTGCGCCAACGCTCGCGCTGCCTTCGCGCAAAAGTGCCACAAAGCTGCCTAAGGAGGAGCAATCGACGCATCAGGAGTCACAGTCAACGTCCAAGCGCAGCGTGCAGCATCAGTCGGAGGGACAGCTGGATGAGCCGTCGCCTTCAAAGAAATCAAAACCCATTAACTCAAATGGCACACCTGCAGGTGAATTGGATGAGTTGAAGGCCAAGTTCCACTGTGATCGCTGCAATGCAGGCTTTGCGCTGGAGAAATCCCTGATCATACATCGGCGGCAAAATAGCTGCACACATCGCAATTTCAAATGCAACGAGTGCGAAAGGGTATTTGTTTCGCTGGATCATTTAACCGAGCATCAGGCAACGCATGGTGCATTCATATGTCAGGAGTGCGGCTTGCGCTGCGAGTCCATGGAGCAGCTGGGCAGGCATATGGTGCAGACGCACAAACGGAATCTACGCAATCAGTGCAATGTTTGCCAAAAGG TCTTCACCATGTTGTCCACACTACGAGATCACATGCGTATCCACACCGGTGAGAAGCCATTTGTGTGCAAAGTTTGCGGCAAAGGCTTTACACAGAATGCGAATCTACGCCAGCACATGATGCGTCATTCGGATATAAAGCGTTTCAAGTGCGAGCTGTGCAATCATTCTTTTGTAACCAAAGCGGAGCTGACCTCCCATGCGCGCACCCACACCGGTGTCAAGCCGTATCAATGTGAGGTCTGCTCCTCCAGATTCACCACCAGCTGCTCCCTGGCCAAGCACAAGCGCAAGCACACAGGCGAGCGACCCTATGCCTGTGACTTGTGTCCCATGCGGTTCACAGCGCTCAACGTGCTGAAGAATCACCGACGCACGCACACTGGCGAAAGGCCCTACGTTTGTCCCTTTTGTTCCAAGAGCTTTACGCAACGTGGCGACTGCCAGATGCATCAGCGGACGCATCAGGGCGACAAGATCTACATATGTCCTGTGTGCAGCGAGGAGTTCAAAACGATGACAGATATGCGCACGCATCTGACGATGCACGAACAGGACGACAAGCGATTGGTGCATTTCACCCTGCTGAGCAACAAGGAGAACGGCAATGCGGCGCTAGAGGAGGCGGACGAGGAGTCGGATGCAACCGATTTGCTTTAG
- the Kdsr gene encoding 3-dehydrosphinganine reductase yields MELTWEVVFCLAIAILTHILIFIFVMGKRPKSIVGRHVVITGGSKGIGLCLAVECAMKGANVTVIARDEKMLSGAVALMEVIRQRPEQKFQYRSLDIAGDYEQVADVLGELEESAGNIYALINCAGLAICGLFEEVAVADVHKLMNINFFGSYNCTRYVLPKMKKAREGIIVLTSSQAALFGIYGYGPYSASKYALRAMAETIAMESRVHGVSVTLALPCDTNTPGFEQEEKSKPRETKIISGGGGLIEPEVMAKVILKDALQGNFISTVGAESWLLTMLGGALMPWDGFFTNLMHALVIGPVRLFGYGLHKYFNSIIRKCARENDTTKAAATDEGDVKVGGQ; encoded by the exons ATGGAGCTGACCTGGGAAGTTGTTTTTTGCCTGGCCATTGCAATTTTAACACACATTctaatattcatatttgtcATGGGCAAGCGACCAAAGAGCATTGTAGGCCGTCACGTGGTAATTACCGGCGGCTCCAAGGGCATCGGACTCTGCCTGGCCGTAGAATGTGCCATGAAAGGAGCCAATGTCACAGTCATTGCCCGCGACGAGAAAATGTTGA GTGGCGCCGTGGCACTAATGGAAGTCATTCGCCAGCGACCAGAGCAGAAATTTCAATATCGCAGCCTGGACATTGCCGGCGACTATGAGCAGGTGGCAGACGTGCTTGGCGAACTAGAGGAGAGCGCGGGCAATATCTATGCGCTGATCAATTGTGCGGGCCTTGCCATTTGCGGCCTGTTTGAAGAGGTGGCCGTTGCGGATGTACACAAACTGATGAATATCAACTTCTTTGGCAGTTACAATTGCACACGTTATGTTCTGCCCAAAATGAAGAAGGCTCGCGAAGGCATCATTGTGCTAACCTCCTCCCAAGCGGCTTTGTTTGGCATATATGGCTATGGGCCCTATTCCGCCAGCAAGTATGCGCTGCGCGCCATGGCTGAGACAATTGCGATGGAGTCCCGTGTGCATGGTGTTTCGGTCACATTGGCTTTGCCCTGCGATACAAATACGCCGGGCTTTGAGCAGGAGGAGAAATCCAAGCCGCGTGAAACTAAAATCATTTCTGGCGGCGGTGGTCTAATCGAGCCTGAAGTTATGGCCAAGGTCATACTCAAGGATGCGCTG CAAGGAAACTTTATCTCCACGGTGGGCGCTGAAAGTTGGCTGCTCACAATGCTGGGCGGCGCATTGATGCCTTGGGATGGCTTCTTCACAAATCTGATGCATGCTTTAGTCATTGGACCAGTGCGCCTGTTCGGATATGGTCTGCACAAGTACTTCAATAGTATTATACGCAAATGCGCCAGAGAGAATGATACGACGAAAGCAGCCGCTACGGATGAGGGCGATGTCAAAGTGGGAGGACAATGA
- the Mau2 gene encoding MAU2 chromatid cohesion factor homolog codes for MSGVNTTAASQDACYISLLGLAEYFRTSQPPNIKKCIQCLQALFTFQPPSKVEARTHLQMGQVLMAYTRNIDLARQHLEQAWSISEPLMNFDDVKFDTASLLAQLHLQTEQSSHAKAMLRRAVELSQNNVYWHCKLLLQLSQIHANDREYSLASDLLAVGAESAEEAGATYLKVLFLLSRAMILMIERKTNDVLALLNSAGQIIDNNIPNPHQKEYLKVFFLVLQVCYYLALGQVKTVKPSLKQLQMSIQTIMAPNWPSDEVIFGANQLEMFVWLPKEQLYVLVYLVTVSHSMMAGYMDKAQKYTEKALTQIEKLKLQEDKSILSVFKVILLEHIVMCRMVMGNRELAIREIAAARDVCIAAPHRNLLKRHSAQLHCLIGLYSMSTSFFEHAERQFLVCVNETGERDLKLFANLNLAIIYLRTKREADLKQILDAVSTENTHTYSSQALMGGFYYVQGLHAFHKNSFHEAKRFLRETLKMANAEDLNRLTSCSLVLLSHVFLSIGNSKESMNMVTPAMQLASKIPDIHVQLWGSAILKDLHRMSKDAQHEKEAYANHVKYSENLIADQRKCVQSAHHELVNWFQGDPPVTSGASLNLPVAVATTEASTSAIQQPAQFGQFY; via the exons ATGAGTGGAGTTAATACCACAGCAGCATCACAGGATGCCTGCTATATATCGCTGCTCGGACTCGCCGAATACTTCCGTACCTCACAGCCGCCAAATATAAAGAAGTGCATACAATGTTTACAGGCGCTCTTCACTTTTCAGCCGCCTTCAAAG GTGGAGGCGCGCACACACCTGCAAATGGGACAAGTGCTAATGGCCTACACGCGCAACATAGATTTGGCGCGTCAGCATTTGGAGCAGGCGTGGAGCATCTCAGAGCCGCTAATGAATTTTGATGATGTCAAATTTGACACGGCGTCGCTTCTGGCACAGCTGCATCTGCAAACGGAGCAAAGCTCACACGCCAAAGCGATGCTGCGACGTGCGGTGGAGCTATCACAGAACAATGTCTATTGGCATTGCAAGCTACTCCTGCAACTGTCCCAGATACACGCCAACGATCGTGAATATTCGCTTGCCAGCGATCTGTTGGCAGTGGGCGCTGAATCTGCCGAGGAGGCGGGCGCCACATACCTAAAGGTGCTATTTCTGCTGTCACGCGCAATGATCCTAATGATTGAACGGAAAACGAATGATGTGCTGGCGCTGCTTAATTCAGCGGGCCAGATAATCGACAATAACATACCCAATCCGCATCAGAAGGAGTATCTCAAGGTGTTTTTCCTGGTGCTGCAAGTGTGCTACTATCTGGCACTGGGGCAGGTCAAGACGGTGAAGCCCAGTTTaaagcagctgcaaatgtCCATACAGACCATTATGGCGCCGAATTGGCCAAGCGATGAGGTCATCTTTGGTGCCAATCAGCTGGAGATGTTTGTTTGGCTGCCCAAGGAGCAGCTTTATGTGCTTGTGTATCTCGTCACCGTCTCGCACTCCATGATGGCCGGCTACATGGACAAGGCGCAAAAGTATACGGAAAAGGCGCTAACACAAATCGAGAAACTGAAACTGCAGGAGGACAAATCCATATTATCCGTCTTTAAGGTCATATTACTGGAACATATTGTCATGTGCCGCATGGTTATGGGCAATCGTGAGCTAGCCATACGTGAGATAGCCGCTGCCCGCGATGTGTGTATAGCGGCGCCACATCGTAACCTGCTCAAGCGTCATTCGGCTCAGCTGCATTGCCTTATCGGTTTGTATTCCATGTCCACGAGCTTCTTTGAGCATGCGGAGCGGCAGTTTTTGGTGTGTGTAAACGAGACTGGCGAACGGGATCTCAAGCTCTTTGCCAATCTCAATCTGGCCATCATATATCTGCGCACCAAACGGGAAGCAGACCTCAAGCAAATACTCGACGCAGTGTCCACGGAGAATACGCACACGTACAGCAGCCAGGCGCTAATGGGTGGCTTCTACTATGTACAGGGATTGCATGCCTTCCACAAAAACAGCTTTCATGAGGCCAA ACGGTTCTTGCGCGAAACGCTTAAAATGGCAAATGCGGAGGACTTGAATCGCCTGACCAGCTGCTCTCTGGTGTTACTTTCGCATGTCTTCCTTAGCATAGGCAACTCCAAGGAGAGCATGAATATGGTGACGCCAGCCATGCAATTGGCGAGTAAAATACCTGATATACATGTGCAGCTGTGGGGCTCGGCGATTCTGAAGGATCTGCATCGGATGTCCAAGGATGCGCAGCACGAAAAGGAGGCGTATGCCAACCATGTGAAATACTCAGAAAACCTGATTGCCGATCAGCGCAAATGCGTGCAGAGTGCGCATCATGAGCTGGTCAATTGGTTTCAAGGCGATCCGCCTGTAACCAGCGGCGCATCACTCAATCTGCCTGTCGCTGTCGCCACGACAGAGGCGTCCACCTCGGCGATACAACAGCCGGCCCAGTTTGGACAGTTCTACTAG
- the LOC6632655 gene encoding putative divalent cation/proton antiporter TMEM165 isoform X2, translated as MSQNQSYFWQTTRHNVYLKRSAKWHMAMALMVVLTFSTICAAESNPDGDENAAIIADIQQNVEQQSIVKLPTESDGIQEKQVEPTRDTKKKGTFIDAFTASISVILLTELGDKTFFIAAIMAMRHPRLIVFGGAIAALALMTVLSCVFGLAANFIPKIYTYYISTALFLLFGLKMLYDAYKMKPTDAQEELEEVQSDLRKREDELDRDVNTALVHDPESGRRSKVQRRGATYFTMRIFAQAFTMTFLAEWGDRSQLTTIILAASKDVYGVIVGGILGHCICTGLAVIGGRLVASKISVRTVTIVGGIVFIGFAIYAVAMPPDDL; from the exons ATGTCACAAAACCAATCATATTTCTGGCAAACGACCAGACATAATGTATACCTAAAGCGCTCGGCCAAATGGCATATGGCAATGGCGTTAATGGTGGTGCTCACGTTCTCCACCATATGTGCAGCCGAATCGAATCCAGATGGGGATGAGAATGCTGCAATTATAGCCGATATACAGCAG aATGTGGAACAACAGTCGATAGTGAAATTGCCAACGGAATCGGATGGAATACAAGAGAAACAAGTTGAACCGACACGGGATACTAAGAAAAAGGGCACTTTTATCGATGCTTTTACAGCATCGATCTCTGTTATATTATTAACAGAGTTAGGCGATAAGACTTTCTTTATTGCTGCCATAATGGCAATGCGCCACCCGCGTTTGATAGTCTTTGGCGGTGCCATTGCCGCCTTGGCCCTTATGACGGTTCTCTCATGCGTATTTGGCTTGGCAGCAAACTTTATTCCTAAG ATTTACACGTATTATATATCAActgcattatttttattatttggtttaaaaatgttgtacGATGCCTACAAAATGAAACCTACCGATGCCCAAGAGGAGCTCGAAGAGGTACAAAGCGATTTGCGTAAGCGCGAGGATGAG CTGGATCGTGATGTCAACACGGCGCTGGTGCATGATCCGGAAAGCGGACGTCGCAGCAAGGTGCAACGTCGTGGCGCAACCTATTTTACCATGCGTATCTTTGCCCAGGCCTTTACGATGACTTTTCTAGCCGAATGGGGAGATCGTTCGCAATTGACAACTATCATTCTGGCTGCTAGCAAG GACGTCTATGGTGTTATTGTTGGCGGCATTCTTGGCCATTGCATTTGCACTGGTTTGGCTGTGATTGGCGGTCGTCTGGTGGCCTCCAAAATTTCGGTGCGCACTGTCACCATTGTGGGTGGCATTGTATTCATTGGATTTGCTATCTATGCGGTGGCCATGCCCCCAGACGATCTATAA
- the LOC6632744 gene encoding GTP-binding nuclear protein Ran — MAYDCGDAIPSFKLVLVGDGGTGKTTFVKRHMTGEYQKRYLATMGVEVHPLKFHTSRGPVQFHVWDTAGQEKFGGLREGYYIQAQCAIIFFDVTSRTTYKNVPNWYRDLMRTCGHIPIVLCGNKIDIKDCKVKPKGLDFHRKKNIQYFPISAKSNYNFEKPFRWLARVLVGDPRLEFVEMPALQPPDVRMAKSWQLKMEHELAQAGLLLEDDDENL, encoded by the exons ATGGCTTATGATTGTGGTGATGCAATACCATCTTTTAAGCTGGTGCTGGTTGGCGATGGAGGCACGGGAAAGACAACATTTGTCAAACGTCACATGACCGGCGAGTATCAGAAGCGATATTTGGCCACCATGGGAGTGGAGGTGCATCCATTGAAATTTCACACGAGTCGCGGACCAGTACAATTCCATGTCTGGGATACGGCCGGGCAGGAAAAATTTGGGGGGCTGCGCGAGGGCTATTACATTCAGGCGCAATGTGCCATTATCTTCTTTGATGTGACCTCTCGGACCACCTATAAGAATGTGCCCAACTGGTATCGGGATTTGATGCGTACCTGCGGCCACATACCAATTGTTCTGTGCGGAAATAAGATTGACATTAAGGACTGCAAGGTCAAGCCAAAGGGTTTGGATTTCCATCGCAAGAAAAATATACAG tACTTTCCGATATCTGCGaaatcaaattataattttgagaaACCTTTTCGCTGGCTGGCTCGGGTGCTGGTTGGTGATCCTCGTCTAGAGTTTGTAGAGATGCCTGCATTGCAGCCGCCGGACGTGCGCATGGCCAAAAGCTGGCAACTGAAAATGGAGCACGAACTGGCACAGGCGGGTCTTTTACTTGAGGATGACGATGAGAATTTATAG
- the LOC6632656 gene encoding serine protease inhibitor 88Ea isoform X2: MKVCLSLVLLLPALLSAEFCGTPTDPSMSSIRPNLYRGQQEFSVAMLDAIRKATPNENVFFSPYSTYHALLLAYFGATGETEQELTKTLRLSWAPSKEAVRSAYRTEKQARALRAKEMPLEFSSADRLYFDNQVKLASCLDSRLHDEIVQLNIRDNAEQTRQQINSWIANVTHDQIKDMLAAGDIDSRTQLVLANAAYFKGQWSSRFNADKTEQMLFYTSSENYSFVPMMKQKGNFLLNPDERLGAHVLQLPYRTSMKETDEDSDISMVIILPPFNTDALERVLAKLNAETLEAALKEASSREIEVSLPKFEFEQRLELVPILREMGINQIFDSNASFNDFSTEQSINFGDAKHMAKIKVDEEGSIAAAATVLVSFRSARPIEPTKFECNHPFVFLIYDHKASAILFTGIYRDPKTMK, from the exons ATGAAGGTGTGTTTATcactggtgctgctgttgccggcgCTGTTAAGCGCCGAATTTTGTGGCACACCGACCGATCCCAGCATGTCGTCCATACGTCCCAATTTGTACCGGGGACAGCAGGAGTTCTCTGTGGCCATGCTGGATGCCATACGTAAGGCGACGCCCAATGAGAATGTCTTCTTCTCACCCTACAGCACATACCATGCCTTGTTATTGGCATATTTTGGCGCCACGGGGGAGACGGAGCAGGAGCTAACCAAGACGCTACGATTGAGCTGGGCACCGTCTAAGGAGGCTGTGCGTAGCGCATATCGCACGGAGAAGCAGGCCCGTGCTCTGCGTGCCAAGGAAATGCCCTTGGAATTCTCCTCCGCCGATCGTCTGTACTTCGATAATCAGGTGAAGCTGGCCAGCTGCTTGGATTCCCGTCTACACGACGAAATTGTGCAGTTGAATATCAGGGACAATGCGGAGCAGACGCGTCAGCAGATCAACTCATGGATTGCCAATGTTACACACGATCAAATCAAGGACATGCTTGCCGCCGGCGATATCGATTCGCGCACTCAACTGGTGCTGGCCAATGCGGCCTACTTCAAGGGCCAGTGGTCCAGTCGGTTCAATGCTGACAAGACCGAACAAATGCTTTTCTATACGTCAAGCGAAAACTATTCCTTTGTGCCGATGATGAAGCAGAAGGGAAATTTCCTGTTGAATCCGGATGAGCGCCTAGGCGCCCATGTACTGCAGCTGCCTTATCGCACATCGATGAAGGAAACCGATGAGGATTCGGATATATCTATGGTCATTATATTGCCACCCTTCAATACCGATGCTCTGGAACGGGTACTGGCCAAGCTAAATGCCGAGACGTTAGAGGCGGCACTCAAGGAAGCCTCGTCTCGCGAGATTGAGGTTTCGCTGCCCAAGTTTGAGTTTGAGCAGCGTCTGGAACTCGTGCCG ATCCTGCGTGAAATGGGCATTAATCAGATATTCGATAGCAACGCCAGCTTCAACGACTTTAGCACCGAGCAGAGCATCAATTTCGGCGATGCCAAGCACATGGCCAAGATCAAGGTCGATGAGGAGGGCAGCATTGCGGCGGCCGCCACCGTTTTGGTTAGCTTCCGTTCGGCCCGACCCATTGAGCCTACCAAATTCGAATGCAATCATCCATTTGTATTCCTGATCTACGATCACAAAGCGAGTGCTATTCTTTTTACGGGCATCTATCGTGATCCCAAGACAATGAAGTAA
- the LOC6632656 gene encoding serine protease inhibitor 88Ea isoform X1 produces the protein MIMLAVDHCAKFARHLSRFRMKVCLSLVLLLPALLSAEFCGTPTDPSMSSIRPNLYRGQQEFSVAMLDAIRKATPNENVFFSPYSTYHALLLAYFGATGETEQELTKTLRLSWAPSKEAVRSAYRTEKQARALRAKEMPLEFSSADRLYFDNQVKLASCLDSRLHDEIVQLNIRDNAEQTRQQINSWIANVTHDQIKDMLAAGDIDSRTQLVLANAAYFKGQWSSRFNADKTEQMLFYTSSENYSFVPMMKQKGNFLLNPDERLGAHVLQLPYRTSMKETDEDSDISMVIILPPFNTDALERVLAKLNAETLEAALKEASSREIEVSLPKFEFEQRLELVPILREMGINQIFDSNASFNDFSTEQSINFGDAKHMAKIKVDEEGSIAAAATVLVSFRSARPIEPTKFECNHPFVFLIYDHKASAILFTGIYRDPKTMK, from the exons ATGATCATGTTAGCTGTCGATCACTGTGCAAAATTTGCAAGGCACCTTAGCCGCTTT AGAATGAAGGTGTGTTTATcactggtgctgctgttgccggcgCTGTTAAGCGCCGAATTTTGTGGCACACCGACCGATCCCAGCATGTCGTCCATACGTCCCAATTTGTACCGGGGACAGCAGGAGTTCTCTGTGGCCATGCTGGATGCCATACGTAAGGCGACGCCCAATGAGAATGTCTTCTTCTCACCCTACAGCACATACCATGCCTTGTTATTGGCATATTTTGGCGCCACGGGGGAGACGGAGCAGGAGCTAACCAAGACGCTACGATTGAGCTGGGCACCGTCTAAGGAGGCTGTGCGTAGCGCATATCGCACGGAGAAGCAGGCCCGTGCTCTGCGTGCCAAGGAAATGCCCTTGGAATTCTCCTCCGCCGATCGTCTGTACTTCGATAATCAGGTGAAGCTGGCCAGCTGCTTGGATTCCCGTCTACACGACGAAATTGTGCAGTTGAATATCAGGGACAATGCGGAGCAGACGCGTCAGCAGATCAACTCATGGATTGCCAATGTTACACACGATCAAATCAAGGACATGCTTGCCGCCGGCGATATCGATTCGCGCACTCAACTGGTGCTGGCCAATGCGGCCTACTTCAAGGGCCAGTGGTCCAGTCGGTTCAATGCTGACAAGACCGAACAAATGCTTTTCTATACGTCAAGCGAAAACTATTCCTTTGTGCCGATGATGAAGCAGAAGGGAAATTTCCTGTTGAATCCGGATGAGCGCCTAGGCGCCCATGTACTGCAGCTGCCTTATCGCACATCGATGAAGGAAACCGATGAGGATTCGGATATATCTATGGTCATTATATTGCCACCCTTCAATACCGATGCTCTGGAACGGGTACTGGCCAAGCTAAATGCCGAGACGTTAGAGGCGGCACTCAAGGAAGCCTCGTCTCGCGAGATTGAGGTTTCGCTGCCCAAGTTTGAGTTTGAGCAGCGTCTGGAACTCGTGCCG ATCCTGCGTGAAATGGGCATTAATCAGATATTCGATAGCAACGCCAGCTTCAACGACTTTAGCACCGAGCAGAGCATCAATTTCGGCGATGCCAAGCACATGGCCAAGATCAAGGTCGATGAGGAGGGCAGCATTGCGGCGGCCGCCACCGTTTTGGTTAGCTTCCGTTCGGCCCGACCCATTGAGCCTACCAAATTCGAATGCAATCATCCATTTGTATTCCTGATCTACGATCACAAAGCGAGTGCTATTCTTTTTACGGGCATCTATCGTGATCCCAAGACAATGAAGTAA